One stretch of Juglans microcarpa x Juglans regia isolate MS1-56 chromosome 3D, Jm3101_v1.0, whole genome shotgun sequence DNA includes these proteins:
- the LOC121256631 gene encoding E2F-associated phosphoprotein, which translates to MEVGGNKGDSMVESPTHSQQTISDDDEIDYSVKPEFYDPDLDDKDEVWVQKRRKGRNSDAVLSCPACFTTLCLESQRHEKYVTQYRAVFVMNCKVNSDQVFAEKHSKPRKGKRGRTSGESESGFSGSETLHKVSCSACSTEVGIIDQDEVYHFFNVLPSES; encoded by the exons ATGGAAGTAGGCGGCAACAAAGGAGACAGCATGGTGGAGTCCCCAACCCATTCTCAGCAAACCA tatctgatgatgatgaaataGACTACTCTGTGAAACCAGAGTTCTATGATCCCGATCTTGATGATAAAGATGAAGTATGGGttcaaaagagaagaaaaggtcGCAACTCTGATGCTGTTCTTAGCTGCCCAGCTTGCTTTACAACTCTGTGCCTAGAGTCCCAAAG GCATGAAAAATATGTCACCCAGTACAGGGCTGTATTTGTGATGAACTGCAAGGTTAATAGCGACCAAGTATTTGCGGAGAAACATTCCAAACCGAGAAAAGGCAAAAGAGGGAGGACATCTGGTGAGAGTGAATCAGGCTTTTCCGGGTCTGAAACATTGCATAAAGTAAGCTGCTCTGCTTGCTCTACAGAGGTTGGCATCATTGATCAAGATGaggtttatcattttttcaatgTTCTTCCAAGTGAGTCTTGA